A portion of the Streptococcus sp. Marseille-Q6470 genome contains these proteins:
- a CDS encoding SAG1386/EF1546 family surface-associated protein, with amino-acid sequence MEKEPWQEDIYENQEEESRSERRQRNKKGSGVVANRILTVLAILFFVIVVGMVVVLVYLSSGGSDRTSALKDFYDSSAPKVEEVTTVATTTQSTETTEAETNQQEHTEAHTDSEGTITVLPGEGEAAIAARAGISIAQLEALNPGHMSSGTWFANPGDVLKTR; translated from the coding sequence ATGGAAAAGGAACCGTGGCAAGAAGATATTTATGAAAATCAAGAAGAGGAATCAAGATCAGAGCGTCGTCAACGAAACAAAAAAGGATCAGGTGTCGTTGCGAATCGTATTTTAACTGTTTTAGCTATTCTTTTCTTTGTCATTGTTGTTGGTATGGTAGTTGTCTTAGTCTACTTATCATCAGGTGGAAGCGACCGCACTTCAGCTCTGAAAGATTTTTATGATTCTTCAGCTCCAAAAGTAGAAGAAGTTACAACAGTGGCTACTACTACTCAGTCAACAGAGACAACTGAAGCAGAAACAAACCAACAAGAGCATACAGAGGCACATACTGACTCTGAAGGAACAATCACAGTTTTACCAGGAGAGGGTGAAGCAGCGATTGCAGCTCGTGCTGGAATCTCTATTGCTCAACTGGAAGCCTTGAATCCTGGTCATATGTCTTCAGGAACTTGGTTTGCAAATCCTGGTGATGTCCTTAAGACAAGATAG
- the cmk gene encoding (d)CMP kinase, with protein sequence MKTIQIAIDGPASSGKSTVAKIIAKDFGYTYLDTGAMYRAATYMALKNQISPEEPSQLLELLEQYPISFGRAENGEQLVFVGDVEVTNPIRENEVTNAVSAFAAIPAVREKLVALQQEIAKQGGIVMDGRDIGTVVLPQAELKIFLVASVDERAERRYKENLSKGIETDLETLKEEIAARDYKDSHRETSPLKQAEDAIYLDTTGLSILEVVEKIKSEAQKRL encoded by the coding sequence ATGAAAACAATTCAGATTGCTATTGATGGACCAGCTTCAAGTGGTAAAAGTACAGTAGCAAAGATCATTGCTAAGGACTTTGGCTATACTTATCTGGATACGGGCGCTATGTATCGCGCTGCGACTTATATGGCCTTGAAAAACCAAATAAGTCCAGAAGAACCTTCTCAACTCCTTGAATTATTGGAGCAATATCCAATTAGCTTTGGACGTGCTGAAAATGGAGAGCAGCTTGTTTTCGTTGGAGATGTTGAGGTGACAAATCCAATCCGAGAAAATGAAGTAACAAACGCTGTTTCTGCCTTTGCCGCTATTCCAGCTGTTCGAGAGAAACTGGTTGCCCTCCAGCAAGAGATTGCTAAACAAGGTGGTATTGTTATGGATGGGCGCGATATTGGTACTGTGGTCTTGCCTCAGGCTGAATTGAAGATTTTTCTAGTAGCATCTGTAGATGAGCGTGCAGAGCGTCGTTACAAGGAAAATCTTTCAAAGGGAATTGAAACCGATTTGGAAACTTTGAAAGAAGAGATTGCTGCGCGTGATTATAAAGATAGTCATCGTGAAACTTCGCCCCTTAAACAAGCTGAAGATGCAATCTATTTGGATACAACAGGTCTTTCTATTCTAGAAGTTGTTGAAAAAATCAAATCAGAAGCTCAAAAACGTTTATAA
- a CDS encoding zinc ribbon domain-containing protein YjdM, translating into MNHLPNCPKCNSEYVYEDGALLVCPECAYEWNPAEQAEAEEGIVAIDANGNKLADGDTVTLIKDLKVKGAPKDLKQGTRVKNIRIVEGDHNIDCKIDGFGAMKLKSEFVKKI; encoded by the coding sequence ATGAATCATTTACCAAATTGCCCAAAATGTAATTCAGAATATGTATATGAAGATGGCGCACTTCTAGTTTGTCCAGAATGTGCTTACGAGTGGAATCCTGCTGAGCAAGCAGAAGCAGAAGAAGGCATTGTTGCCATCGATGCTAATGGAAACAAACTAGCTGATGGAGATACAGTGACTTTGATCAAGGACCTTAAGGTCAAAGGTGCTCCTAAAGACCTCAAACAAGGAACTCGTGTGAAAAACATCCGTATTGTTGAAGGTGACCACAACATTGACTGTAAGATTGATGGTTTTGGCGCTATGAAACTTAAATCAGAATTTGTGAAGAAGATTTAA
- a CDS encoding Pr6Pr family membrane protein — protein sequence MIKNEKVIFYSRIFLFIVAFTGVYLEITKRGGLGMLLYYTVLSNLLVVLFIGYLLIKMRSGGDSWQSSGILRLKGGVTMSIMITCVIYHFMLAPLTTDFYRLENFLCHYIVPLWFLADTIIFDKSRQYKLVDPMLWTSLPLLYMIFALLNGFVLKMDVPNAKDSPFPYFFLNATKHGWGFVFKWAATIFVAYMVSGYLFYLVKSIKKSKK from the coding sequence ATGATTAAAAATGAAAAAGTAATATTTTATAGTCGTATCTTTTTATTCATAGTAGCCTTTACCGGTGTATACTTGGAGATCACCAAGCGTGGTGGTTTAGGGATGTTACTCTACTATACAGTCCTTTCTAACCTTTTGGTTGTACTCTTTATAGGATATCTTTTGATAAAGATGCGTAGTGGCGGTGATAGTTGGCAGAGTTCTGGTATTCTACGTCTCAAAGGTGGCGTCACTATGAGTATTATGATTACTTGTGTCATCTATCATTTCATGCTAGCTCCTTTGACGACAGATTTTTACCGTTTGGAAAATTTCCTTTGCCATTATATTGTCCCTCTCTGGTTTTTAGCAGATACAATTATTTTTGACAAGAGTCGCCAATATAAGTTGGTTGATCCCATGCTTTGGACTAGCCTTCCTTTGCTTTATATGATTTTTGCCCTCTTAAACGGTTTTGTTCTAAAGATGGATGTCCCTAATGCTAAGGATAGTCCCTTCCCTTATTTCTTTTTGAATGCTACCAAACATGGTTGGGGCTTTGTCTTTAAATGGGCAGCCACTATCTTTGTTGCCTACATGGTTTCAGGATATCTCTTTTATCTTGTGAAAAGCATTAAAAAATCAAAGAAATAA
- the pdxS gene encoding pyridoxal 5'-phosphate synthase lyase subunit PdxS, with protein sequence MTENRYELNKNLAQMLKGGVIMDVQNPEQARIAEAAGAAAVMALERIPADIRAAGGVSRMSDPKMIKEIQEAVSIPVMAKVRIGHFVEAQILEAIEIDYIDESEVLSPADDRFHVDKKEFQVPFVCGAKDLGEALRRIAEGASMIRTKGEPGTGDIVQAVRHMRMMNQEIRRIQNLREDELYVAAKELQVPVELVQYVHEHGKLPVVNFAAGGVATPADAALMMQLGAEGVFVGSGIFKSGDPVKRAAAIVKAVTNYQNPQILAQISEDLGEAMVGINENEIQILMAERGK encoded by the coding sequence ATGACTGAAAATCGTTATGAACTAAATAAGAATTTGGCACAGATGCTCAAGGGCGGCGTTATCATGGATGTTCAAAATCCTGAGCAAGCAAGAATTGCAGAGGCTGCAGGTGCAGCAGCGGTAATGGCTTTGGAGCGAATCCCGGCTGATATTCGTGCAGCGGGTGGTGTATCTCGCATGAGTGATCCAAAGATGATTAAGGAAATCCAAGAAGCTGTTAGCATCCCTGTTATGGCGAAGGTTCGAATTGGTCATTTTGTTGAAGCACAGATCTTAGAAGCCATCGAGATTGACTATATCGATGAGAGCGAAGTTCTATCTCCAGCTGACGATCGTTTCCATGTGGACAAGAAAGAATTTCAAGTTCCTTTTGTTTGTGGTGCTAAAGACCTAGGAGAAGCCTTGCGCCGTATCGCTGAAGGAGCTTCTATGATCCGTACAAAAGGGGAACCAGGAACAGGAGACATCGTTCAGGCGGTTCGTCATATGCGTATGATGAATCAAGAAATCCGTCGCATTCAAAACCTCCGGGAGGACGAGTTATATGTTGCTGCAAAAGAACTCCAAGTTCCGGTAGAATTAGTTCAATATGTCCACGAACATGGGAAATTGCCAGTTGTTAACTTTGCAGCTGGAGGTGTTGCAACACCAGCGGATGCTGCTCTTATGATGCAGCTTGGTGCAGAAGGCGTCTTTGTTGGCTCAGGGATTTTCAAATCAGGTGATCCTGTTAAACGTGCCGCAGCAATTGTTAAGGCAGTTACAAACTATCAGAATCCTCAAATTCTGGCTCAAATCTCGGAAGACTTGGGAGAAGCCATGGTAGGTATCAATGAGAATGAAATCCAAATTCTCATGGCTGAGCGAGGAAAATAG
- the pdxT gene encoding pyridoxal 5'-phosphate synthase glutaminase subunit PdxT, which translates to MKIGILALQGAFVEHENVLAELGVESVELRNLEDFQKYQSSLSGLILPGGESTTMGKLLRDQQMLIPLREAILNGLPVFGTCAGLILLAKQITSQEESHLATMDIVVERNAYGRQLGSFYTEADCKGIGKIPMTFIRGPIISSVGEDVEVLAIVNDQIVAAQEKNMLVTSFHPELTNDLRLHQYFMSMCK; encoded by the coding sequence ATGAAAATTGGAATCTTGGCCTTGCAAGGTGCCTTTGTGGAACATGAGAACGTGCTTGCCGAACTAGGAGTGGAAAGTGTTGAACTGCGAAATCTAGAAGATTTTCAGAAATATCAGAGCTCCTTATCCGGTTTGATTTTACCTGGAGGCGAGTCAACAACCATGGGAAAACTCTTGCGAGATCAGCAGATGCTCATTCCTCTAAGAGAGGCTATTCTCAATGGTTTACCAGTCTTTGGAACTTGTGCGGGTTTAATTTTGCTAGCAAAACAAATCACTTCTCAAGAGGAAAGCCATCTAGCGACCATGGACATAGTAGTAGAACGCAATGCCTATGGACGTCAGCTAGGAAGCTTTTATACAGAAGCTGACTGCAAGGGCATTGGTAAAATTCCAATGACCTTTATCCGTGGTCCAATTATCAGTAGTGTCGGTGAGGATGTTGAAGTTCTAGCAATCGTCAACGATCAAATCGTTGCTGCTCAAGAAAAGAATATGCTGGTAACCTCCTTTCATCCTGAATTGACAAATGATCTTCGCCTGCATCAGTACTTTATGAGTATGTGTAAATAA
- a CDS encoding hemolysin III family protein, producing the protein MNTSLKLSKRLSFGEEIANSVTHAVGAFIMLILLPISSTYSYEAHGFLSSIGVSIFVISLFLMFLSSTIYHSMAYGSTHKYVLRIIDHSMIYVAIAGSYTPVVLTLMNNWFGYLIIAIQWGTTIFGILYKIFAKKVNEKFSLILYLIMGWLVLAILPAIISQTSPMFWSLMVSGGLCYTVGAGFYAKKKPYFHMIWHLFILAASALQYIAIVYYM; encoded by the coding sequence ATGAATACTAGCTTAAAACTTAGTAAACGACTTAGTTTTGGAGAAGAAATTGCCAACAGCGTTACCCATGCTGTAGGAGCATTTATCATGCTCATCCTACTTCCTATTTCATCTACTTACAGTTATGAGGCACATGGTTTCTTATCGTCTATCGGTGTTTCCATCTTCGTCATCAGCCTCTTTCTCATGTTTCTTTCATCGACCATTTATCATTCTATGGCTTATGGTTCGACTCATAAGTATGTCTTGCGTATCATCGACCATTCTATGATTTATGTGGCAATCGCTGGATCTTATACTCCTGTGGTTTTAACTTTGATGAACAACTGGTTTGGTTATCTCATTATCGCTATCCAGTGGGGGACAACTATTTTCGGTATTCTTTATAAAATCTTTGCCAAAAAGGTCAATGAAAAATTCAGTCTCATCCTCTACCTCATCATGGGATGGCTTGTATTAGCTATCTTACCAGCAATCATCAGTCAGACAAGTCCAATGTTTTGGAGTCTTATGGTATCAGGTGGCCTTTGCTATACAGTTGGCGCTGGATTCTACGCTAAAAAGAAACCATACTTCCATATGATTTGGCATCTCTTTATCCTAGCAGCCTCTGCTCTCCAATATATTGCTATTGTTTATTACATGTAA
- a CDS encoding DUF1836 domain-containing protein, which produces MKITFSYPKWEEIPSINLYLDQVLLYVNQICPPASPDKEKGLTASMVNNYVKHGYISKPEKKKYQRKQIARLIAITTLKSVFSIQEIAQTLNTLHTDTNSEELYNAFVDYMNEDIDPANPIIQASCQTVKLYHQTLALVYSETEEEETNEY; this is translated from the coding sequence ATGAAAATCACTTTTTCCTATCCAAAATGGGAAGAAATTCCAAGTATCAATCTCTATCTGGACCAGGTTCTACTCTATGTCAATCAAATCTGTCCTCCAGCTTCTCCTGACAAGGAGAAAGGTTTGACAGCTTCTATGGTCAATAACTATGTCAAACACGGTTATATCAGTAAACCTGAGAAGAAAAAATATCAACGCAAACAAATCGCACGATTGATTGCTATTACCACTCTCAAGTCTGTTTTTTCTATCCAAGAAATTGCTCAAACCCTTAATACCCTACACACAGACACTAATTCAGAAGAACTTTACAATGCTTTTGTGGACTATATGAATGAAGATATTGATCCAGCTAATCCCATTATCCAGGCAAGCTGCCAAACGGTCAAACTCTATCATCAAACACTTGCACTAGTCTATTCAGAAACCGAAGAGGAGGAAACAAATGAATACTAG
- a CDS encoding GNAT family N-acetyltransferase, producing the protein MEIRLAFPNEVDAIMQVIEGAKKCLAEAGSTQWQNGYPDADTIIEDIISGQAYVALEEGELLAYAAVTKSPEKAYEAIYDGNWEGNEAEYLVFHRIAVASDVQGQGVAQTFLEGLIEGFDYLDFRSDTHAKNKAMQHIFEKLGFKQVGKVPVDGERLAYQKLKSNA; encoded by the coding sequence ATGGAGATTCGCTTAGCCTTTCCAAACGAAGTTGATGCAATTATGCAAGTGATTGAGGGAGCCAAGAAATGTTTGGCAGAAGCTGGTAGCACTCAGTGGCAAAACGGCTACCCAGATGCAGATACAATTATTGAAGATATTATCTCTGGACAGGCTTACGTAGCGCTGGAAGAAGGAGAACTCTTAGCCTATGCAGCAGTGACTAAAAGCCCGGAAAAAGCTTATGAAGCAATTTATGATGGCAACTGGGAGGGAAATGAAGCAGAATACTTAGTATTTCACCGTATTGCTGTCGCTAGTGATGTGCAAGGGCAAGGTGTTGCCCAGACCTTCTTGGAAGGCTTGATTGAAGGCTTTGATTACTTGGATTTTCGTTCGGATACGCACGCTAAAAACAAAGCTATGCAGCATATCTTTGAAAAACTTGGCTTTAAACAGGTTGGTAAAGTTCCAGTAGACGGGGAACGCTTGGCCTATCAAAAATTAAAATCAAATGCCTAA
- a CDS encoding methylated-DNA--[protein]-cysteine S-methyltransferase, which produces MLYKSPIGPLSLVADDRYLFGIWIEEESDFEKGLSENDVTLVESHPILNQITSYLETYFKRKNQDLSEMPLAPVGSDFEKRVWNYLRGIPFGQTVTYGQIAKDLQVASAQAIGGAVGRNPWSILVPCHRVLGAGGRLTGYAWGLDKKAWLLNHEGASYQENKK; this is translated from the coding sequence ATGCTGTACAAGTCACCGATTGGTCCCCTATCTCTGGTAGCAGATGACCGCTATCTGTTTGGGATATGGATAGAAGAAGAGAGCGATTTTGAGAAGGGATTATCTGAAAATGATGTAACTCTTGTTGAAAGTCATCCCATTTTAAATCAAATTACTTCCTATTTAGAGACTTATTTTAAGAGGAAAAATCAAGACTTATCTGAGATGCCTTTAGCTCCTGTCGGTAGTGACTTTGAAAAAAGAGTCTGGAACTACTTGCGTGGCATTCCTTTTGGACAGACTGTTACCTATGGACAAATAGCTAAGGACTTGCAAGTAGCTTCTGCCCAAGCAATCGGAGGAGCAGTAGGGCGCAATCCCTGGTCTATTCTTGTCCCCTGTCACCGTGTGCTAGGTGCTGGAGGACGTCTGACAGGCTATGCTTGGGGACTTGATAAGAAGGCTTGGCTCTTAAATCATGAAGGTGCAAGTTATCAAGAAAATAAAAAATAG
- a CDS encoding Spx/MgsR family RNA polymerase-binding regulatory protein — translation MLEFIEYPKCTTCKKAKKELDQLGLEYKDVHIVEETPSEKVILNWLETSGFELKQFFNTSGIKYRELGLKDKVGTLSNKEAAKLLASDGMLLKRPILVENGLVKQIGYRKTYNNLDLN, via the coding sequence ATGTTAGAATTTATCGAATATCCAAAATGTACAACTTGTAAAAAAGCTAAGAAAGAATTAGATCAACTTGGACTAGAATATAAAGACGTTCATATCGTTGAAGAGACTCCGAGTGAAAAGGTCATTTTAAATTGGCTCGAAACTTCGGGATTTGAATTGAAGCAATTTTTCAATACTAGTGGCATCAAATATCGTGAACTCGGATTGAAAGATAAGGTTGGAACATTGTCAAACAAAGAAGCAGCCAAACTCTTAGCTAGTGATGGTATGCTGTTAAAACGTCCGATACTAGTTGAAAATGGTCTTGTAAAACAAATTGGCTATCGTAAAACATACAATAACTTGGATTTGAATTAG
- a CDS encoding amino acid ABC transporter permease encodes MNVTTILASDWYQNLMQYIPDGKLFSWRSVFDGIPRILQQLPTTLMLTVFGAFFGIILALVFAIVKINRVRFIYPVQAFFVSFLKGTPILVQLMLTYYGIPLALKALNQQWGTSLNINAIPAATFAIVAFAFNEAAYASETLRAAILSVNPGEIEAARSLGMTRAQVYRRVIIPNAAVVATPTLINSLIGLTKGTSLAFSAGVVEVFAQAQILGGADYRYFERFISVALVYWVVNILIENLGRFIERKMAITAPDNVETDMKGELR; translated from the coding sequence ATGAATGTTACAACAATTTTAGCATCTGATTGGTATCAAAATTTGATGCAATATATCCCGGATGGCAAACTGTTTAGTTGGCGTTCGGTTTTTGATGGGATTCCAAGAATTCTACAGCAATTACCTACAACATTGATGTTAACAGTATTTGGTGCCTTTTTTGGTATCATACTAGCCCTAGTCTTTGCGATTGTGAAAATCAATCGAGTTCGATTTATATACCCAGTACAAGCATTTTTTGTTAGTTTCTTAAAAGGAACCCCAATTTTAGTTCAACTGATGTTGACCTATTACGGGATTCCATTGGCTCTGAAAGCATTGAATCAACAATGGGGAACTTCTCTAAACATTAATGCTATCCCAGCAGCAACATTCGCGATTGTGGCCTTTGCTTTTAACGAAGCAGCCTATGCTAGCGAAACTCTCCGGGCGGCTATCCTTTCTGTCAATCCAGGTGAGATTGAAGCCGCTCGTAGTCTTGGTATGACACGTGCACAAGTTTATCGTCGAGTCATTATTCCAAATGCAGCGGTAGTAGCGACTCCAACCTTGATTAACTCCTTGATTGGCTTGACCAAGGGAACTTCTCTAGCCTTTAGTGCAGGTGTTGTAGAAGTCTTTGCCCAAGCTCAGATTTTGGGTGGTGCAGACTATCGTTACTTTGAACGTTTTATCTCAGTTGCCCTTGTCTACTGGGTGGTAAATATCCTTATTGAAAATCTTGGCCGTTTCATTGAAAGAAAAATGGCTATTACAGCACCAGATAATGTTGAGACAGATATGAAAGGAGAGCTTCGCTAA
- a CDS encoding amino acid ABC transporter ATP-binding protein — translation MIKISNLSKSFSGQTVLDHLNLDIQKGEVVALIGSSGAGKSTFLRSLNYLETPDSGSIQIDDFKVDFSQITQEEILTLRRKLSMVFQQFNLFERRTALDNVKEGLVVVKKLSDEEATKIAKEELAKVGLSDREQHYPRHLSGGQKQRVAIARALAMKPDVLLLDEPTSALDPELVGEVERSIANAAKSGQTMILVSHDMSFVAQVADKVLFLDKGKIIESGTPDEIINHPKEERTKEFFASYKRTYI, via the coding sequence ATGATTAAAATTTCAAATTTAAGCAAATCCTTTTCAGGTCAAACCGTTTTAGACCATCTGAACTTAGATATTCAAAAAGGAGAAGTTGTTGCCTTAATTGGTTCTTCAGGGGCTGGGAAATCAACCTTTCTACGTAGCCTAAACTATCTAGAAACTCCTGATAGCGGAAGTATTCAGATTGATGATTTCAAAGTTGATTTTTCTCAAATTACTCAAGAAGAAATTCTAACTCTCCGTCGTAAATTATCGATGGTTTTCCAACAGTTTAATTTATTTGAGCGTAGAACAGCGTTAGACAATGTTAAAGAAGGCTTGGTGGTAGTTAAAAAACTATCGGACGAAGAAGCGACTAAGATTGCAAAAGAAGAGTTGGCTAAGGTTGGGCTTTCTGATCGTGAACAGCATTATCCACGTCACTTGTCAGGTGGACAAAAACAACGGGTCGCAATAGCGCGTGCCTTAGCTATGAAACCAGATGTATTGCTCTTGGATGAACCGACTTCAGCACTTGATCCAGAATTGGTTGGTGAGGTAGAAAGATCGATTGCCAATGCTGCAAAGTCAGGTCAAACCATGATTTTAGTTAGTCATGATATGTCTTTTGTTGCTCAAGTTGCTGATAAGGTGTTATTCTTGGATAAAGGAAAGATTATTGAATCTGGAACACCGGATGAGATTATCAACCATCCGAAAGAAGAACGAACAAAAGAATTCTTTGCTAGTTACAAACGGACCTATATTTGA
- a CDS encoding DUF4059 family protein yields MLVQLFALYLESLVLTILLVLLVLGIWIGFRALSGVDKTAKERQAHLYDMIMIGVLIIPVLSFATMSILLVLKA; encoded by the coding sequence ATGCTAGTTCAGCTATTTGCTTTGTATTTAGAGAGTTTAGTTTTGACCATTTTATTAGTCTTGCTTGTCTTAGGGATTTGGATTGGTTTTAGAGCCCTGTCAGGTGTCGATAAAACTGCCAAGGAGCGTCAGGCCCACCTCTATGATATGATTATGATTGGAGTTTTAATAATTCCAGTATTGTCTTTTGCAACCATGAGCATCTTGTTGGTTCTCAAGGCCTAA
- the trxB gene encoding thioredoxin-disulfide reductase, whose translation MYDTIIIGAGPAGMTAALYAARSNLKVALIEGGLPGGQMNNTSDIENYPGYANISGPELAEKMFEPLENLGVEHLYGFVETIEDHGDVKKVITDDEEFETRTVIVATGSKHRLLGVPGEEELNSRGVSYCAVCDGAFFRDQDLLVVGGGDSAVEEAIFLTQFAKSVTIVHRRDELRAQKVLQDRAFANEKINFIWDSVVKEIKGENRVESVVIENVKTNQVTEHAFGGVFIYVGLDPVSDFTKDLQIQDESGWIVTDDHMKTSVAGVFAVGDVRQKDLRQVTTAVGDGAIAGQEAYKYITEHS comes from the coding sequence ATGTACGATACGATTATTATCGGGGCAGGTCCTGCTGGGATGACTGCAGCCTTGTATGCGGCTCGCAGCAATCTCAAAGTTGCTTTGATTGAAGGTGGCCTTCCAGGAGGTCAGATGAACAATACTTCTGACATTGAAAACTATCCAGGTTATGCGAATATTAGTGGACCTGAGTTAGCAGAAAAGATGTTTGAACCTCTTGAAAATTTAGGGGTTGAGCATCTCTATGGCTTTGTCGAAACTATTGAGGATCACGGTGATGTTAAGAAAGTAATCACAGATGATGAAGAATTTGAAACACGTACAGTCATCGTAGCGACTGGTTCTAAGCACCGTCTTTTGGGAGTTCCAGGTGAAGAAGAACTGAATAGTCGCGGGGTTTCTTACTGTGCGGTTTGTGATGGTGCCTTTTTCCGTGACCAAGATTTGTTGGTTGTAGGTGGAGGAGATTCGGCTGTTGAAGAAGCAATCTTCTTAACTCAGTTTGCCAAATCTGTAACCATCGTTCACCGTCGTGATGAACTTCGCGCCCAAAAGGTTTTGCAAGACCGCGCTTTTGCCAATGAAAAAATAAACTTCATTTGGGATTCGGTTGTTAAAGAAATCAAGGGTGAAAACCGAGTGGAGTCTGTTGTCATTGAAAATGTTAAAACAAATCAAGTGACTGAACATGCCTTTGGAGGTGTCTTCATCTATGTTGGTTTAGATCCAGTTAGCGATTTTACAAAAGATTTACAAATCCAAGATGAGTCAGGTTGGATTGTGACAGATGACCACATGAAGACAAGTGTTGCAGGTGTCTTTGCAGTTGGAGATGTTCGTCAGAAAGACCTTCGCCAAGTTACAACAGCAGTTGGAGATGGTGCGATTGCAGGTCAAGAAGCCTATAAATATATTACTGAACACAGTTAA
- the rlmB gene encoding 23S rRNA (guanosine(2251)-2'-O)-methyltransferase RlmB gives MKTNDIVYGVHAVTEALLANTGNKLYLQDDLRGKNVEKVKELATEKKVSISWTSKKALSEMTEGAVHQGFVLRVSEFAYTELEQILAKTRQEENPLLLILDGLTDPHNLGSILRTADATNVSGVIIPKHRAVGVTPVVAKTATGAIEHVPIARVTNLSQTLDKLKEEGFWTFGTDMNGTPCHKWNTKGKIALIIGNEGKGISSNIKKQVDEMITIPMNGHVQSLNASVAAAILMYEVFRNRL, from the coding sequence ATGAAAACAAATGATATTGTCTATGGCGTTCACGCCGTTACCGAAGCACTGTTAGCAAATACTGGAAACAAACTCTATCTCCAGGATGATTTACGAGGTAAGAATGTAGAAAAAGTCAAGGAACTGGCGACTGAAAAGAAAGTATCCATCTCTTGGACTTCAAAAAAGGCTCTTTCTGAAATGACTGAAGGAGCTGTTCACCAGGGATTCGTCTTACGTGTTTCTGAATTTGCCTATACTGAACTTGAGCAGATTCTTGCTAAGACTCGTCAAGAAGAAAATCCACTACTATTGATTCTAGATGGACTAACAGACCCTCACAACTTAGGCTCTATCCTAAGAACGGCAGATGCAACCAATGTTTCAGGTGTCATCATTCCAAAACATCGAGCTGTTGGTGTGACACCCGTAGTTGCAAAGACAGCCACTGGTGCTATTGAGCACGTTCCTATCGCCCGCGTAACCAATCTCAGCCAAACCTTAGATAAACTTAAAGAAGAAGGCTTCTGGACTTTTGGAACGGATATGAATGGAACTCCTTGCCACAAATGGAATACCAAAGGAAAGATTGCCCTCATTATCGGGAATGAAGGTAAGGGAATCTCTAGCAACATCAAAAAACAAGTGGACGAGATGATCACCATTCCAATGAATGGACATGTACAGAGTCTCAATGCAAGCGTTGCTGCTGCTATTCTTATGTACGAAGTCTTCCGCAATCGATTATAA